The following coding sequences are from one Nicotiana tabacum cultivar K326 chromosome 1, ASM71507v2, whole genome shotgun sequence window:
- the LOC107779139 gene encoding auxin-responsive protein SAUR36-like — translation MKKVRGFKLGRRLVRVFSWFINQKTKGGGGGYKRVKLQGCGSTAISKLSKCLRLLKHGVKSLCIAKPNSGFFRVGQELIESKKVSVPKGHLAVYVGEDKDDTCRIVVPVIYFNHPLFADLLREAEMVYGYNHSGGIQIPCRISEFENVQSRIAATGGGGKCRGERSWRLK, via the coding sequence ATGAAGAAAGTAAGAGGTTTCAAACTTGGGAGGAGGTTAGTGAGAGTTTTCAGCTGGTTTATTAACCAGAAAACAAAAGGAGGTGGAGGAGGATACAAGAGGGTGAAGTTACAGGGATGTGGCAGCACAGCCATTTCGAAGCTGAGTAAGTGTTTACGCTTACtaaaacatggagtaaaaagTCTCTGTATTGCGAAACCCAATTCGGGTTTTTTCCGGGTCGGGCAAGAACTGATAGAGTCGAAGAAAGTGAGTGTACCGAAGGGACACTTGGCTGTGTACGTTGGAGAGGATAAAGATGACACGTGTAGAATTGTGGTGCCTGTTATATATTTTAATCACCCGTTATTTGCTGATTTGTTGAGGGAGGCAGAGATGGTTTATGGGTATAATCATTCGGGCGGGATCCAAATCCCTTGTCGGATATCTGAATTTGAGAACGTTCAATCAAGAATCGCCGCCACCGGCGGTGGTGGAAAATGCCGTGGAGAGCGGAGCTGGAGGCTCAAGTAA